Proteins found in one Sulfurimonas sp. genomic segment:
- a CDS encoding RidA family protein: protein MKLTQTEKAPSAIGPYSQAVVVNGMVYTSGQIALLPDGSEDLLKDGVAPQTKQVLENLKAVLEASGSSMDKVIKTTIFLSCMDDFTTVNGMYAEAFGEHKPARSTVAVKTLPKNALVEIDAIAIV, encoded by the coding sequence ATGAAATTAACTCAAACAGAGAAAGCACCATCAGCAATAGGACCATACTCTCAAGCAGTAGTTGTAAATGGTATGGTATATACTTCAGGTCAAATAGCATTATTACCAGATGGTAGTGAAGATCTTTTAAAAGACGGAGTTGCTCCACAAACAAAACAGGTTTTAGAAAATTTAAAAGCTGTTTTAGAAGCTTCAGGCAGTTCAATGGATAAGGTAATTAAGACTACTATATTTTTATCATGTATGGATGATTTTACAACTGTGAATGGTATGTATGCTGAAGCTTTTGGAGAACATAAGCCTGCTCGCTCAACCGTAGCTGTAAAAACTTTACCAAAAAATGCACTCGTAGAAATTGACGCAATTGCAATAGTGTAA
- a CDS encoding nickel-dependent hydrogenase large subunit yields the protein MSKQHIIVDPITRIEGHLRVEAVIDENNIITDAYASSTMFRGIETILKGRDPRDAGLLAMRICGVCTGTHYQRSIEAVEDAFDITIPKNARLVRNLIQGALYIHDHVVHFYHLHGLDWVDLVDALKGDPKKAQEESFKWCKTPYGVSESDLIQVKERLTKFVKQGRLGIFSNAYWGSKAYKLTPEQNLIATAHYLQALDLQRDAAKLMAIFGGKMPHPQSLVVGGVTCVQDIQNPARIAQFKTLLKKFTHFIKTAYLPDLAMAGVKYVDEALDGTGAGLKNFMTYGDFRLDDTGFYNSKLLFPAGVVLNGDLSTLHPFDQSKVAEDVTHSWYTGDKPLHPYDGETNPNYTGLEKKADGFAYIKPDEKYSWIKSPIYDDNRVEVGPLARMVVGVAAGDERITKYVTNFLALLGDKLGLGKPAPTAALFSTVGRTAARAIETELMADVMIEWVDELAANVASGDLSTWTEFDFDKVSKDAKGHGLAEAPRGGLGHWVKIKDGKIENYQAVVPSTWNAAPRDHKNRMGAYEAALIGTKVADVNQPIEILKTVHSFDPCIACAVHIVDTKGKELSKFKVNTSCSI from the coding sequence ATGTCAAAACAACATATAATAGTTGATCCTATTACTAGGATTGAAGGACACTTAAGAGTTGAAGCTGTAATTGATGAGAACAATATTATTACAGATGCATACGCATCTTCTACAATGTTTAGAGGGATTGAGACAATTTTAAAAGGTCGTGATCCACGTGACGCTGGTCTTTTAGCTATGCGTATTTGTGGTGTTTGTACAGGTACACACTATCAAAGAAGTATAGAAGCCGTTGAAGATGCTTTTGATATTACTATTCCTAAAAATGCTAGACTTGTAAGAAACCTGATCCAGGGTGCTCTTTATATCCATGACCACGTTGTACACTTTTATCACCTTCATGGTCTTGACTGGGTTGATTTAGTTGATGCACTAAAAGGTGACCCTAAAAAAGCACAAGAAGAGTCTTTTAAATGGTGTAAAACTCCATACGGTGTTAGTGAATCAGACCTAATTCAAGTAAAAGAGCGTTTAACTAAGTTTGTAAAACAAGGTCGTTTAGGGATTTTCTCAAACGCATATTGGGGAAGCAAAGCTTATAAACTAACACCTGAGCAAAACCTTATTGCAACTGCTCACTACCTTCAGGCACTTGATCTTCAACGTGATGCTGCAAAACTTATGGCGATTTTCGGTGGTAAGATGCCTCACCCACAGTCACTTGTAGTTGGTGGTGTAACTTGTGTTCAAGATATTCAAAACCCTGCTCGTATAGCTCAGTTTAAAACTCTTCTTAAAAAGTTTACACACTTTATTAAAACTGCATATCTACCAGATTTAGCAATGGCTGGTGTTAAGTATGTTGATGAAGCACTTGATGGTACAGGAGCTGGACTTAAAAACTTTATGACTTACGGTGACTTTAGACTTGATGATACAGGTTTTTACAATTCTAAGTTACTATTTCCTGCAGGTGTAGTTTTAAACGGTGATTTAAGTACACTTCACCCGTTTGACCAAAGTAAAGTTGCAGAAGATGTAACTCACTCTTGGTATACAGGTGATAAGCCTCTACACCCTTATGATGGTGAAACTAATCCTAACTATACTGGTTTAGAGAAAAAAGCTGATGGTTTTGCATATATAAAACCTGATGAAAAATACTCTTGGATCAAGTCTCCAATCTACGATGACAACCGTGTTGAGGTTGGACCATTAGCACGTATGGTTGTCGGTGTAGCTGCAGGTGATGAGCGTATTACTAAATACGTTACTAACTTCTTAGCACTTTTAGGTGATAAACTAGGACTTGGTAAACCAGCTCCTACTGCTGCTCTTTTCTCTACCGTAGGGCGTACAGCTGCTCGTGCTATTGAGACTGAGCTTATGGCTGATGTTATGATTGAATGGGTAGATGAATTAGCTGCAAATGTTGCTTCAGGTGATTTAAGTACTTGGACAGAGTTTGATTTTGACAAAGTAAGTAAAGATGCTAAAGGTCACGGTTTAGCTGAGGCTCCACGTGGAGGTCTTGGTCACTGGGTGAAAATCAAAGATGGTAAGATTGAGAACTATCAAGCGGTAGTTCCTTCAACTTGGAATGCGGCACCAAGAGATCATAAAAACAGAATGGGTGCATATGAAGCAGCACTAATCGGTACTAAAGTTGCAGATGTAAATCAACCGATTGAGATTTTAAAAACTGTACACAGTTTTGATCCATGTATAGCATGTGCAGTTCATATAGTAGATACAAAAGGTAAAGAGCTTAGCAAGTTCAAAGTAAATACAAGCTGTTCTATTTAA
- a CDS encoding cytochrome b/b6 domain-containing protein: MSYKRIRRMTIWMRWNHWLNVFCMIAAIATGLYIAHPYYQTFIADPAVDKYVMAWNRWGHLMVAIIFDVSSIVIAYLYYFSRFDKAYKKVIPNQQNIKEFFEVFKNLITLNRTKNFSSEHADSYNSVFFLIFHLLLIWMLLTGLQLYVHGLAHGQSSIGTWWPWLLHFATDWTVVVTGGTYMDVRISHHQTMYLLIGWVMFHVYYQIWRTMFWQEGDINIVVGGSKFVKEDK; this comes from the coding sequence ATGAGTTATAAAAGAATAAGACGTATGACGATATGGATGCGTTGGAACCATTGGCTAAATGTTTTTTGTATGATTGCAGCAATTGCAACGGGGCTATACATAGCTCATCCTTACTATCAAACATTTATAGCTGATCCTGCGGTAGACAAGTATGTTATGGCTTGGAACAGATGGGGTCACCTTATGGTGGCTATCATATTTGATGTTAGTAGTATAGTGATTGCGTATCTTTATTATTTTTCAAGATTTGATAAAGCATATAAAAAAGTTATACCAAACCAGCAAAATATAAAAGAGTTTTTTGAAGTTTTTAAGAATTTAATTACATTAAATCGTACTAAAAACTTTAGTTCAGAACATGCAGACAGTTATAACTCTGTGTTCTTTTTAATATTCCATCTATTGTTAATTTGGATGTTACTTACAGGACTGCAGTTATATGTACATGGATTAGCGCATGGACAAAGTTCTATTGGTACTTGGTGGCCGTGGTTACTACACTTTGCTACTGACTGGACAGTTGTTGTAACTGGCGGTACATATATGGATGTGAGAATATCTCACCACCAAACGATGTATTTATTAATCGGTTGGGTTATGTTTCATGTGTACTATCAAATATGGCGTACAATGTTCTGGCAAGAGGGTGATATTAATATCGTAGTTGGCGGAAGTAAGTTTGTGAAAGAAGACAAATAA
- the dapE gene encoding succinyl-diaminopimelate desuccinylase — MQILDLFKKLVESKSETPDDGGLLDFIESYLPGFTAKRIDIEDTKNLFIYKKFGEGDHLCFAGHVDVVPAGEGWDSDPYTLTEKDGYLYGRGTQDMKSGVAAFVQAVSETKEFNGTLSLLLTSDEEGEATYGTIKVLEYLKEIDFLPNSVVVAEPTCEDEFGDAIKVGRRGSINGYITLKGKQGHAAYPEKAINPIHNIASVLHNLAGVNIDEGDEFFSPSKFVVTDIRSGMQVTNVTPNELKMMFNVRNTTLTTQKEVREFVDAQLKEFDYELKLTQGSYPFCTDTDTKIVKNIGNAIKEVTGINPKHSTAGGTSDARFVAQFGVDVIEFGVKNDTIHAVNERTSAKEVEGLYRVFKKLIENWE; from the coding sequence ATGCAAATATTAGATCTTTTTAAAAAACTTGTAGAATCAAAAAGTGAAACACCGGATGATGGAGGACTTTTAGATTTTATAGAATCTTATCTACCTGGCTTTACTGCAAAAAGAATCGATATAGAGGATACTAAAAATTTATTTATATATAAAAAGTTTGGTGAAGGTGATCATCTATGTTTTGCAGGACATGTAGATGTAGTACCTGCAGGTGAGGGCTGGGATAGTGATCCATATACCTTGACAGAGAAAGACGGTTATCTTTACGGCCGCGGTACTCAAGATATGAAAAGCGGAGTTGCTGCATTTGTACAAGCTGTAAGTGAAACAAAAGAGTTTAACGGGACTCTATCGCTTTTACTAACAAGTGATGAAGAGGGTGAAGCTACATATGGAACTATCAAAGTTCTTGAATATCTTAAAGAGATAGATTTTCTGCCTAATTCTGTAGTAGTAGCAGAACCAACTTGTGAAGATGAATTTGGAGATGCGATCAAAGTTGGACGCCGCGGTTCTATAAACGGATACATTACACTAAAAGGTAAGCAGGGTCATGCGGCATATCCTGAAAAAGCTATTAATCCTATTCATAACATAGCTTCTGTACTACATAATTTAGCAGGTGTAAACATTGATGAGGGTGATGAGTTCTTCAGCCCCTCAAAGTTTGTAGTAACAGACATAAGAAGCGGTATGCAGGTTACAAATGTAACTCCTAATGAGCTTAAAATGATGTTTAATGTACGCAACACTACACTCACTACTCAAAAAGAGGTTCGTGAATTTGTAGATGCACAGCTTAAAGAATTTGATTATGAACTAAAGCTGACACAAGGCTCATACCCTTTTTGTACAGATACAGATACAAAGATTGTAAAAAATATAGGTAATGCTATTAAAGAAGTAACTGGAATTAATCCTAAACACTCAACTGCAGGCGGAACAAGTGATGCCCGCTTTGTCGCTCAGTTTGGCGTAGATGTTATAGAGTTTGGGGTAAAAAATGATACTATACACGCAGTAAATGAAAGAACCTCGGCTAAAGAAGTTGAAGGTTTATACAGAGTGTTTAAAAAACTTATAGAGAATTGGGAGTAA
- a CDS encoding hydrogenase → MSTKMAIKQTINYNSDSEYFAGFLQHIIDISELDAYVSIGKNNLTLMLDDSDLEALERFSQNTQKYLPHSIFLGDIDTQSVDDIVQKKTLKSKSYKISLCPQCLNNLTNPSSQSYLDDSIVCDHYSNEDTLKIEDNHTYSANYSEGDAVLVVDSSKINKLFLVTEDEIKALLSIEKPTIKVTIKDEELKNITGKNFINIKSPSSMKATLSALNAKESGLEYLFFKEEESFKVSTIQNQILIIKDTLNISNILDELHQDRVKNRFLNIAKEAGISRAIGVNLSVDNGITFLATDKGETSTVLRLGFFILGDVLKSMKNDAKKQKLLENFQKAYPDIIKEFEENPEYTLFESLSVILQLNGRSYQSVSDKSLEFHGNGGLTIDTFFKEDGFDYMSFLGSVMSFKLAGAEDHYIAYSIFEALGDMSISVMNQLKDKHKISNFIMMGSMFENSVLHSRIMSKFSQSNPYFSKAFALDD, encoded by the coding sequence GTGAGTACAAAAATGGCCATCAAGCAAACTATCAATTATAACTCAGATTCTGAGTATTTTGCAGGTTTTTTACAACATATTATAGATATAAGTGAACTTGACGCATATGTTAGTATTGGAAAGAATAATCTGACACTAATGTTGGATGATTCAGATTTAGAAGCACTTGAGAGATTTTCTCAAAATACCCAAAAGTATTTACCTCATTCAATATTTTTAGGTGATATAGATACTCAAAGTGTAGATGATATAGTTCAAAAAAAAACATTAAAATCTAAAAGCTACAAAATATCGCTGTGTCCACAGTGCTTGAATAATCTTACTAATCCTTCAAGCCAGTCCTATTTGGATGATTCTATAGTTTGTGATCATTATTCCAATGAAGATACTCTAAAAATAGAAGACAATCATACATATTCAGCTAACTACAGTGAAGGCGATGCGGTTTTAGTAGTAGACAGTTCAAAAATAAATAAACTTTTTTTAGTAACAGAAGATGAGATAAAAGCACTTCTATCTATTGAAAAACCTACAATAAAAGTAACTATTAAAGATGAAGAGTTAAAAAATATAACTGGTAAAAACTTTATAAACATAAAATCTCCAAGTAGTATGAAAGCTACATTAAGCGCTTTAAATGCAAAAGAGAGTGGGTTAGAATATCTATTTTTCAAAGAAGAAGAAAGTTTTAAAGTAAGTACTATTCAAAATCAAATTCTAATTATAAAAGATACTCTAAACATATCTAATATATTAGACGAACTACATCAAGACAGAGTTAAAAACAGGTTCCTAAACATAGCAAAAGAAGCAGGTATAAGTAGAGCTATAGGCGTTAACCTAAGTGTAGATAACGGTATTACATTTTTAGCTACAGATAAAGGTGAGACATCAACTGTTTTAAGACTTGGTTTTTTTATACTTGGAGATGTATTAAAGAGTATGAAAAATGATGCTAAGAAGCAAAAACTTTTAGAAAACTTTCAAAAAGCATATCCTGATATTATAAAAGAGTTTGAAGAAAATCCAGAGTATACGCTTTTTGAATCTCTCTCGGTTATACTGCAACTAAATGGTAGAAGTTATCAGAGTGTGAGTGATAAGTCCTTAGAGTTTCATGGAAACGGCGGACTTACAATAGATACCTTTTTTAAAGAAGACGGATTTGATTATATGTCATTTTTAGGTTCTGTTATGAGTTTTAAATTAGCTGGTGCTGAGGATCATTATATTGCATATTCTATATTTGAAGCACTTGGTGATATGAGTATCTCTGTAATGAATCAGTTAAAAGACAAACACAAAATAAGTAACTTTATTATGATGGGTAGTATGTTTGAGAACTCAGTATTACATAGTCGTATAATGTCAAAATTTTCACAATCTAATCCATACTTCTCTAAGGCTTTTGCTTTAGATGATTAG
- a CDS encoding hydrogenase maturation protease: MRVAIVGAGTIIFKDEGVGVYAQKYIDNNYEFESDVTLVDGGVLGFQLMTYYQDYDKVLILDTITMEDEVGSIYNLPANEMLGLGSYKQTAHEVEIVEMLEICSVLEKMAEVNIIGIIPEDIISVHIGLSDKMKEKFFQFVDAAMAELDRAGIKYKRKDEEYPLEDIILSYSNPQSEYKNGHQANYQL, encoded by the coding sequence ATGAGAGTTGCCATTGTAGGTGCCGGTACAATCATCTTTAAAGATGAAGGTGTCGGTGTTTATGCTCAAAAATATATTGATAATAATTATGAGTTTGAAAGCGATGTAACTCTAGTTGATGGCGGAGTTCTAGGATTTCAGCTTATGACATATTATCAAGACTATGATAAAGTCTTGATTCTTGACACTATTACCATGGAAGATGAAGTAGGTTCTATATACAATCTTCCCGCAAATGAGATGCTTGGTCTTGGAAGTTACAAACAAACAGCCCATGAGGTTGAGATCGTTGAGATGCTTGAGATCTGTTCAGTTCTTGAAAAGATGGCAGAAGTTAATATTATAGGTATTATTCCAGAAGACATAATAAGTGTTCATATAGGTTTGAGTGATAAAATGAAAGAGAAGTTTTTTCAGTTTGTAGATGCAGCTATGGCAGAACTAGATCGAGCAGGAATAAAATACAAAAGAAAAGATGAAGAGTATCCTTTAGAAGATATCATATTATCTTATTCAAATCCGCAAAGTGAGTACAAAAATGGCCATCAAGCAAACTATCAATTATAA
- a CDS encoding hydrogenase small subunit, with protein sequence MVERREALAKMFTAKGSKVNTNRGAEYYDSLFDTMTKRLNELEQTEVATKNSIANVLEAEGLTRRDFMKWASATCAALMLPSNFTPLVAKAAELMNRVPVIWLELQDCAGNSEAILRSDAPTIDELILEVISLEFNETIMVAAGHQAEEHLEEAMKTFKGRYLCVVEGSIPVGPGREWCTIGAKGETFEEHLKHVSHNAAALVAVGTCATFGGVPAAAPNPTGAVGVQDVITGKPVINIPACPANPANITGTILHFVLTGQIPELDHLNRPKFAFGYRIHDNCERRAHFDAGEFVEEWGDIGAQNNFCLYKMGCKGPMTFNNCSIVRYNEGVNWPIGAGHGCIGCSEPQFWDKYAYERPMADANIKAPTGGVEKTVDEFGLGLLTAAGVGIGIHAVASAVGGKKEECKEGAE encoded by the coding sequence ATGGTTGAAAGAAGAGAAGCTTTAGCAAAAATGTTTACAGCTAAGGGATCTAAAGTTAATACTAACCGTGGGGCTGAGTATTATGATTCTTTATTTGATACAATGACTAAAAGACTTAATGAACTTGAACAAACTGAGGTTGCTACTAAAAATTCAATAGCGAATGTTTTAGAAGCAGAGGGTCTTACTAGAAGAGATTTTATGAAATGGGCAAGTGCTACCTGTGCAGCATTAATGCTTCCTTCTAACTTTACTCCACTTGTAGCAAAAGCAGCGGAACTTATGAACCGTGTTCCTGTTATTTGGCTTGAACTTCAAGATTGTGCCGGAAACTCCGAAGCAATTCTAAGAAGTGATGCACCTACTATCGATGAACTTATCCTAGAAGTAATTTCACTAGAATTTAACGAAACAATTATGGTTGCAGCCGGTCATCAGGCTGAAGAGCATTTAGAAGAAGCTATGAAAACATTTAAGGGTAGATACTTATGTGTTGTTGAAGGTTCTATTCCTGTAGGTCCAGGACGTGAGTGGTGTACAATTGGAGCTAAAGGTGAAACTTTTGAAGAACATTTAAAACATGTGTCTCATAATGCTGCTGCATTAGTTGCAGTTGGTACTTGTGCTACATTCGGTGGTGTTCCGGCAGCTGCTCCAAACCCAACTGGTGCTGTTGGTGTTCAAGATGTAATTACAGGTAAACCTGTAATTAATATCCCTGCATGTCCTGCAAACCCTGCAAACATTACTGGTACTATCTTACACTTTGTATTAACTGGTCAAATTCCTGAACTTGATCATCTAAACCGTCCAAAATTTGCATTTGGATACAGAATTCATGATAACTGTGAAAGACGTGCTCACTTTGATGCAGGTGAATTTGTTGAAGAGTGGGGTGATATAGGTGCTCAAAACAATTTCTGTTTATATAAAATGGGATGTAAAGGTCCTATGACGTTTAACAACTGTTCTATAGTTAGATACAACGAGGGTGTTAACTGGCCGATTGGTGCAGGGCATGGTTGTATCGGATGTTCTGAGCCTCAGTTCTGGGATAAATATGCATATGAGCGTCCAATGGCAGATGCAAATATCAAAGCACCAACTGGTGGAGTTGAAAAAACAGTAGATGAATTTGGTCTTGGTTTATTAACAGCAGCAGGTGTTGGTATAGGTATTCATGCAGTTGCTAGTGCAGTTGGTGGTAAAAAAGAAGAATGTAAAGAAGGAGCTGAGTAA
- the hypF gene encoding carbamoyltransferase HypF — protein MIRKRYFIEGVIQGVGFRPFVYKIAVSLGLAGFVKNTPKGVEIELQGCIETIKEFDKIFLENFPPLAHVDKIESLHIKTIQNNKEFEIIQSENNEQITTLISPDIAVCDDCLDDLKHGRFRDYFATNCTNCGPRYSIINTLPYDRQNTSMSEFKMCDECEKDYNDPLNRRYHAQPISCKNCGPQLSETIEDTIKHIKAGNIIAIKGIGGFHIVCDASNFEAVSKLRQFKNRPSKPFAIMCKDLEQIESLAFVSNKERELLESNKRPIIVLNKKKNTLVSESIAPNIDRIGCMLPYTPLHYVLFEHLDSPIVATSANLGGEPIITTKEIIEEKLPFIDFILDFNREIVNAVDDSVIQVVDDYEQILRLARSYAPKVIKLPFKVNKKILAVGANQKSTISICFDDTIIVSAHIGDLDSLMSLEYFNRTIETFKRFYDFKPDIIIHDKHPSYESTKWAKQQGIELVEASHHLSHIYAAKAEFGLDEEYLGFSFDGTGFGDDRNLWGGEIFVGDLRKYYFKPIKLLGGEKAVKEPRRIALSLLFQKYDLDEVLELDLACVKEFSSSNIKMLHQSYVKNLNAPTSSSVGRLFDGLASLADLIQVQSYEGEAGLICEMNYDQNVDESFKYNIDDNGAIEIEYDFFDENLVSKFINTLVKIVIDISKKEKLDVILSGGVFQNKTLLELIIKGLKKEKIKYYYQQDTPINDGGISLGQIYYYILKLI, from the coding sequence ATGATTAGAAAAAGGTATTTTATAGAGGGTGTGATCCAAGGTGTTGGATTTCGACCTTTTGTATATAAAATAGCTGTATCCTTAGGACTTGCAGGTTTTGTCAAAAACACTCCTAAAGGGGTTGAGATTGAACTTCAAGGCTGTATAGAAACTATTAAGGAATTTGATAAAATATTTTTAGAAAATTTTCCACCTCTAGCCCATGTAGATAAGATAGAATCTTTACATATAAAAACTATACAAAATAATAAAGAATTTGAAATTATTCAAAGTGAAAATAACGAGCAAATAACAACACTTATTTCTCCTGATATAGCTGTATGTGATGATTGTTTAGATGATCTTAAACATGGTAGATTTAGAGATTATTTTGCTACAAATTGTACAAACTGCGGACCTAGATACTCCATAATAAATACACTTCCATATGATAGACAAAATACATCAATGAGTGAATTTAAAATGTGTGATGAGTGTGAAAAAGATTACAACGATCCTTTAAATAGACGCTATCATGCACAACCAATTTCATGTAAAAATTGCGGTCCACAACTTAGTGAAACAATAGAAGATACAATCAAGCATATAAAAGCCGGAAATATCATAGCTATTAAAGGTATAGGCGGTTTTCATATAGTTTGTGATGCAAGTAATTTTGAGGCTGTAAGTAAACTTCGTCAATTTAAGAATCGTCCTTCAAAACCTTTTGCCATTATGTGTAAAGATTTAGAGCAAATTGAAAGTTTAGCTTTTGTAAGTAATAAGGAAAGAGAACTGTTAGAGTCTAACAAGAGACCAATTATAGTTTTAAACAAAAAGAAAAATACACTGGTATCTGAGAGTATAGCTCCAAATATAGACAGAATAGGATGTATGTTGCCTTATACACCTTTGCATTATGTATTATTTGAACATCTAGACTCTCCAATAGTAGCTACAAGTGCAAATCTTGGAGGAGAACCCATAATCACTACAAAGGAGATTATAGAAGAGAAACTCCCATTTATAGATTTTATATTGGATTTCAACAGGGAAATTGTAAATGCTGTAGATGATTCTGTTATTCAAGTTGTAGATGATTATGAGCAAATTTTAAGGCTTGCTCGCTCTTACGCACCAAAAGTTATAAAATTACCATTCAAAGTAAATAAAAAGATTTTGGCAGTAGGGGCAAATCAAAAAAGTACGATATCGATTTGTTTTGATGATACTATTATTGTATCTGCACATATTGGAGATTTAGACTCTTTAATGAGTTTAGAATATTTCAATAGAACAATAGAAACATTTAAGCGTTTTTACGATTTTAAACCTGATATTATAATTCATGATAAACACCCGTCTTATGAGAGTACAAAATGGGCTAAACAGCAAGGTATAGAGCTTGTTGAAGCATCCCATCATCTATCACATATATATGCTGCAAAGGCAGAGTTTGGATTAGATGAAGAGTATTTAGGATTTAGTTTTGACGGAACAGGTTTTGGAGACGACAGAAACCTTTGGGGTGGGGAGATTTTTGTAGGTGATCTGAGAAAGTATTATTTTAAACCGATAAAACTTTTAGGCGGTGAAAAAGCTGTTAAAGAACCTAGACGCATCGCATTGAGTTTGCTTTTCCAGAAGTATGATTTGGATGAAGTTCTAGAATTAGATTTAGCATGTGTTAAAGAATTTTCGTCATCAAATATTAAAATGCTTCATCAAAGTTATGTAAAAAATTTAAATGCACCGACTAGTTCATCTGTAGGAAGGTTGTTTGACGGGCTCGCTTCTTTGGCTGATCTGATTCAAGTTCAGTCATATGAGGGTGAAGCAGGACTTATATGTGAGATGAATTATGATCAAAATGTAGATGAAAGTTTTAAATACAATATAGATGATAATGGTGCAATTGAGATTGAGTATGATTTTTTTGATGAAAATCTCGTTTCAAAATTTATAAATACACTTGTAAAAATTGTGATAGATATATCTAAAAAAGAAAAATTAGATGTAATATTAAGCGGTGGAGTATTTCAAAATAAAACATTATTAGAACTAATAATTAAGGGGCTTAAAAAAGAAAAAATAAAATATTATTATCAACAAGATACACCTATCAATGATGGAGGTATATCACTAGGACAAATATATTATTATATTTTAAAGTTAATTTAA
- a CDS encoding thioredoxin family protein, translating into MKNILIVLLFVSSLFAEQIGDLNFSNDYKKIMAQAKKENRRVYMLITSSSCGWCRKFENETLTDWTVAEKLEDYLLLHLDRDKDYLPSTYKSKRVPRHYILTPDAQVIYTFLGYWNVEDFTSYLNDVDWQYIDKKKKGLIK; encoded by the coding sequence ATGAAAAATATATTAATAGTTTTGTTGTTTGTAAGTTCACTTTTTGCTGAACAGATTGGCGACTTAAATTTTTCAAATGACTATAAAAAGATTATGGCTCAGGCAAAAAAGGAAAACAGGCGTGTATATATGCTTATAACTAGCAGTTCTTGCGGTTGGTGTAGAAAGTTTGAAAATGAAACTCTTACTGACTGGACAGTAGCTGAAAAACTTGAAGACTATCTTCTTTTACATTTAGACAGAGATAAAGATTACCTGCCTTCAACGTATAAATCAAAAAGAGTACCTAGACATTATATATTAACACCTGATGCTCAAGTGATCTATACATTTTTAGGTTATTGGAATGTAGAAGATTTTACTTCTTATTTAAATGATGTAGATTGGCAATATATTGATAAAAAGAAAAAAGGATTAATAAAATGA